A window of Planctomycetia bacterium genomic DNA:
TTCAGGCATCCCAGTCTCCGGTCACCTGCAGCCGCTTGAGCTGGGCATCAAGCGTCTGGTAGTTCTTCATTCCGAGGAGTCGAGCGGCTTGGGCCTTGACACCCTTTGCCTCTTCCATCGCTCGTCGCAAATAATTGCGGTGTAAATCGTTAAGATACTCCTCCAGGTCGAAACCGTCGCCGATCGGTCGGTCAAAAGCTCGATTGGACGGGCGGGTTTCGTCGGGCATTTCCCCTAGTGCCGCGACCAGGTCAGACCGCTCCAGAACCTGACCTTCGGCGAGGACAGCAGCCTGAACCAAAACGTTGTAAAGCTGCCGGACATTACCTGGCCAGCCATGTCTTTTCACAAACGCGGTTGCGGGGGCAGAAAGGGATTTGTGCTGATAGTTGGGCTCCTCCGCATTGAAGTTTCGATTGATCTGGTCCAGAAGTCGTTCAGCAATTGCGGGGATATCGGCTTTCCGATCTCGGAGTGGCGGAAGAGTGATCGAGATCGCCGAGAGACGGTAATAGAGGTCTTCGCGGAACTTGCCTTCGCGAATCGCCTCATGAAGATCGCGGTTGGTTGCAGCCACGACTCGCACATCGGCCTTGCGGTCCTTGTCGTCGCCCAGTCGTCGAAGCGTGCGGATACTTGGTCCCTCACCGGGTAACGGCTGCAAGACTCGCAGGAGTTTGGCTTGGGTCTCCAGATCGCATTCTCCCACTTCGTCCAGGAAGAGCGTTCCGCCATCGGTCAGTTCGAACGCACCTTTTCGTTCTTTGTCAGCTCCGGTGAATGATCCCTTGGTGTGCCCAAACAGTTCGGATTCCAGGAGCGTTTTCGAGAGGGTCGCACAGTTGATGGCGAGGAAGGGTTTGTCCCGGCGGTGACTGGCCTTGTGGATCGCCTGGGCAAACATCTCTTTGCCCGTGCCGCTCTCGCCCAGGAGAAGAATGGTTACGCCGCGAATGGCTGCCCGCTTGGCCCGACCAACGGCATCGCGAATCGCCCTACTGTCGCCCACGATGTCACCAAAGCCCTCGATCTCACTGGGGCTCTGCGACGCAAGATGCTGCAGGTGCGAATCCGGGTTCTTGAGAATCTCCGGAATCACATCGATGGTCAGATCGAAGGGAACTTCCGTGACCCAGGATTTCCCGGCGAACGTCTCGTAGAAGGTGGCCGGATATCGCGTCTTGCCAAGCAACAACCAAACGGCAGCCATAGCCGGAGTGCCGGGGCTTAGGTGCAGGCACAATTCGGTCTCGTCCCAATCCTTCCTGTCGCGAATCGCAGCAAGTTCACCATCGGCGATCTGAAAGATCGCCTTGTAATCCGTGGGCTTCTTCAGATCCGCAGGGACAATCTCGGCCTTTACTCCGAGCCAGTTGACGTACTTCTTGTTCCAGGTGGCGGGATAGTTGCTAAGCAGTCGAACCTCATCGAACTGCTGTGTTGAAAACAAAGTCTTGATGGGACCAAGGTCTCCCTCCCTGGGACGCTCGCCCTTGATCTGCTCCATGATCTCTTCACGCTGGGCCGCCGGAAGCGATACCGCCATCGCCCGTAGGTCGCTGTGACCAATCCACTGAACTAATAATCTTTTCACCACTGATATTTTCCATTTCTTCCATAACAAATCAATTTGTACCTTAGTTTCTTCGTTTTGAAAGAATGAAATCTGAATAATTTTGAATACCCATTTCCTGAGAATCGCAAGGATTCCTCAAGGGAACTTGAACTGCTTCGCGGGCTGCCTGACTAACATTGGATTTGACAGCGTTACAACTAGATCGCCTGGATACTATCCTGGACGGTCTGACGGAGCGCCAGACTCTTCTTCACTCG
This region includes:
- a CDS encoding sigma 54-interacting transcriptional regulator — encoded protein: MLWKKWKISVVKRLLVQWIGHSDLRAMAVSLPAAQREEIMEQIKGERPREGDLGPIKTLFSTQQFDEVRLLSNYPATWNKKYVNWLGVKAEIVPADLKKPTDYKAIFQIADGELAAIRDRKDWDETELCLHLSPGTPAMAAVWLLLGKTRYPATFYETFAGKSWVTEVPFDLTIDVIPEILKNPDSHLQHLASQSPSEIEGFGDIVGDSRAIRDAVGRAKRAAIRGVTILLLGESGTGKEMFAQAIHKASHRRDKPFLAINCATLSKTLLESELFGHTKGSFTGADKERKGAFELTDGGTLFLDEVGECDLETQAKLLRVLQPLPGEGPSIRTLRRLGDDKDRKADVRVVAATNRDLHEAIREGKFREDLYYRLSAISITLPPLRDRKADIPAIAERLLDQINRNFNAEEPNYQHKSLSAPATAFVKRHGWPGNVRQLYNVLVQAAVLAEGQVLERSDLVAALGEMPDETRPSNRAFDRPIGDGFDLEEYLNDLHRNYLRRAMEEAKGVKAQAARLLGMKNYQTLDAQLKRLQVTGDWDA